From Nitrososphaerales archaeon, one genomic window encodes:
- a CDS encoding energy-coupling factor ABC transporter ATP-binding protein, which translates to MIEFKEVTFVQPTGVHALDGVSLTVSDAETVAIVGENGAGKTTLVKHITGLLKPTTGTVLVDGEDTRHESTAQLSRKVGVAFQNPDHQLFSESVEEEIAFGLRNFGFPPELTAQRVDWSLKFFGLEEYRKSSPLILSGGEKKRLTLACILSWDPKVVVLDEPTVGQDAIQKEKLAEIIRMLRSTGKTVILVSHDIEFLWPIQPRLIVMSRGRIIADGEAKEVMLAKEKLAGARVTQPQLVMFYQDLREKPASPFLDDLDARKWLSRPAK; encoded by the coding sequence ATGATCGAGTTCAAGGAGGTGACCTTCGTCCAGCCGACGGGCGTCCACGCGCTTGACGGTGTCAGCCTGACAGTAAGCGATGCGGAGACAGTCGCAATAGTTGGCGAGAACGGCGCGGGAAAGACAACCCTGGTGAAGCACATCACCGGTCTGCTGAAGCCGACCACCGGGACAGTCCTAGTGGACGGCGAGGACACGAGGCATGAGAGCACAGCCCAGCTCTCGCGAAAGGTGGGGGTCGCCTTCCAGAACCCGGACCATCAGCTCTTCTCCGAAAGCGTCGAGGAAGAGATTGCGTTCGGGCTCAGGAACTTCGGCTTCCCGCCGGAGTTGACTGCCCAGAGGGTAGACTGGTCGTTGAAGTTCTTCGGCCTGGAGGAGTACAGGAAGTCCTCCCCCTTGATACTCAGCGGCGGGGAGAAGAAGCGGCTAACACTCGCGTGCATACTCTCCTGGGACCCGAAGGTGGTCGTCCTCGACGAACCCACGGTAGGGCAGGACGCCATCCAGAAGGAGAAGCTAGCGGAAATAATCAGGATGCTGAGGTCGACAGGGAAGACAGTCATCCTCGTCTCCCACGACATCGAGTTCCTGTGGCCGATCCAGCCGAGGCTGATCGTGATGTCAAGGGGCAGAATCATTGCTGACGGAGAAGCCAAGGAGGTAATGCTCGCCAAGGAGAAGCTGGCGGGCGCCAGGGTAACTCAGCCGCAGCTGGTGATGTTCTACCAAGACCTGAGGGAGAAGCCCGCCTCGCCTTTTCTGGACGACTTGGACGCGAGAAAGTGGCTCTCTAGGCCGGCGAAGTAG
- a CDS encoding energy-coupling factor transporter transmembrane protein EcfT, which translates to MWLSGGFIFRRTDSVFHRLDPRVKLLVSILMFATALLVRSIFQLVFVLAFIIAIAAVAKVLRRISRTMLLTATFAAFIFVINIVFTGNLATSALYASRFIAIVVSTSLFFITTSPDELEQVMKTFRLPRDVVFAFVTAVRFIPVMMLDTMQIMDAQKSRGLELEKGNLVRRLKNMIPVLIPLVVNSVIRSGELAEAMESRAYGAVPKPTSLFEYRTSRADKAVALASFVLFSLAAYAIYFLLPVMPI; encoded by the coding sequence ATGTGGCTAAGCGGGGGTTTCATCTTCAGGCGGACCGACTCGGTCTTCCACAGGCTCGACCCGCGGGTGAAGCTGCTGGTCTCCATCCTGATGTTCGCCACGGCCCTCCTCGTCAGGTCAATCTTCCAGCTCGTTTTCGTGCTTGCGTTCATCATTGCAATTGCCGCCGTGGCGAAGGTTCTCAGGCGGATATCGAGGACGATGCTGCTTACGGCCACGTTCGCGGCCTTCATCTTCGTCATCAACATTGTCTTCACCGGGAACCTGGCCACGTCGGCGCTCTACGCCTCCAGGTTCATAGCGATCGTCGTCTCCACCAGCCTGTTCTTCATCACGACGTCGCCAGACGAGCTCGAGCAGGTGATGAAGACGTTCAGGCTCCCCAGGGACGTGGTCTTCGCCTTCGTCACGGCCGTCAGATTCATTCCAGTGATGATGCTCGATACGATGCAGATCATGGACGCGCAGAAGTCGAGAGGGCTGGAGCTCGAGAAGGGGAACCTGGTGAGAAGGTTGAAGAACATGATACCCGTCCTAATCCCGCTCGTCGTCAACTCCGTGATAAGGAGCGGCGAGCTCGCGGAGGCGATGGAGTCTAGGGCGTACGGGGCCGTCCCGAAGCCGACTTCTCTTTTCGAGTACAGGACGAGCAGAGCAGACAAGGCCGTCGCACTCGCCAGCTTCGTCTTGTTCTCGCTCGCTGCCTACGCTATATACTTCCTGCTGCCCGTGATGCCAATATGA